Genomic window (Chryseobacterium mulctrae):
TTTCTGTTTTGGTAACCAATATTTGCTAACGGAGAAACATAGAAACCATTCTGTTTATTTTGATTTAAATCAGAATGAATCATTTGATTTAAAATGGTAAAACCATAGCTCCAATTTTTTACTTTTTTGTTATATTTAATCTGAGCAAAAACATTATTCTGAACATAATCTGTATGATTAATAAACTCTGATTTATCAAAACTTATCGCTTCATTATTTGAATTAAAAATATGAAGGTTTGAGCTTAAAAAATCTTTTCTGAACTCGTTTCCTAACTGTAATTCCAGGCTGTGTTCTTCTGCATACTTTTTAAGATAAGAAAGTTTTAATCCCCCAAAATTCATTTTAGAATCAATAATCTGATTTATTTTTTGAGCATCAGGATTGTTTAGTATTTGAGAAAAAACATCATTTTCATCAGTAAAATCATATGGGCGGTTTTGAAAAATATATCGTGCTACTGCTACTAAAGCTTTGGATGAATCTATTTTCTTAGTGTAAGTCAATCTATTTTCGTTGGCAAAAAGTTCATTCTTTCCAATTTGATTATTCAACTGTTCATTAAAAAGAAAAATATTATTATTATTTTCATTTAAGGATGAAACTTTATTATAGAATTGTAAGTTTGAGTGTACGTCTTCAAACTAACTTGGACATTTTGGAATAAATCCTTAAGGAGTATTTAGGGTTATAAATTTATAAATTTCTGTTGAAAATACAACTGTCTTCTTTTTCGGATTGAATCCGATTTTATTTGTCTTCTTTTTTCCAAAATTTGCTCAGATCTTCCGAAGTACACATCTGCTGGAGGAAGGTTTTTCAAAGATTCGTGATATCGCTTGTTATTGTAGTTTTCTACGAATTTTTCTAAAGCTTCCACAAGTTCTTCAGGATGATAGAAGTGATTGAGTTTTACCACATTTTTCATCGTTCTGTGGTATCGTTCTATTTTCCCTTGGGTTTGCGGATGCATCGGCTTTCCGTGAACCTGCTTCATCTTCAAATCGTCTTTCAGGTAGGTTCTGAGTTCGTTTGATATGTAGCAGGAACCATTGTCTGAGAGTAATTTCGGTTTGGCTTTAGACTTTAATTTTGCTTTTTCAATCGCTGTATTTACTGTTCTTTTCACATCTTCAGCCTTCATCGAATCACAGAGTTCCCAGTGGATGATATACCTGCTGTAGTCGTCTAAAACAGTGCTCAGATAGTACCAACCCCAACCAATCACTTTAAAATAAGTGAAATCTGTTTGCCACATTTGATGCACAAATTCTGTCTTATCCTTAAATTCATTTGCTGCTGAAAGTAAAAAATGATTCGGTGCAGGGATTAAATCCCGTTGCTTCAAAATCCTGTAAACACTGGATTCTGAGATGAAAATACCTTGTTCATCGGTAATTTTGTGCGCCAGTTCTCTTGAGGAAAGTTCTGTATGTTCCAAAGCGATTTCTACTACCAAATCTTTTTGTTCTTCCGGAATGCTATTCCATTGTCTTTTAGATGTTCTTTTGGACGTTTCCAAGCCATCGTAGCCGTTTTCAAGGTATTTCTGATACCACTTATAGAAAGTACTTCTTGCAATCCCAAAGCTTTCCAAGGTTCGTTTTACACCAATTTCACTCGTAGTAACTTCTTGAATAATTTCGTATTTCTCACTTGCTGATAATCTCATAAACTTTCTGTATTTATGGGTCAATCCAGCATGTCTAAGCTTTTTTTTACAATGTCATAGCGCAGAACCAAATCGGCAACCATTTCCTTCAGTCGGGCATTCTCTTTCTTCAAATCCGACACTTCATCACTCGTGGCTTCTCTAATGACATCGCCG
Coding sequences:
- a CDS encoding IS3 family transposase (programmed frameshift); protein product: METPKKKSSEKFIKDIRKNTRRIFTAEQKILIVMEGLRAETSVAELCRQHNIAQSQFYSWNKEFMEAGKKRLNGDVIREATSDEVSDLKKENARLKEMVADLVLRYDIVKKSRHAGLTHKYRKFMRLSASEKYEIIQEVTTSEIGVKRTLESFGIARSTFYKWYQKYLENGYDGLETSKRTSKRQWNSIPEEQKDLVVEIALEHTELSSRELAHKITDEQGIFISESSVYRILKQRDLIPAPNHFLLSAANEFKDKTEFVHQMWQTDFTYFKVIGWGWYYLSTVLDDYSRYIIHWELCDSMKAEDVKRTVNTAIEKAKLKSKAKPKLLSDNGSCYISNELRTYLKDDLKMKQVHGKPMHPQTQGKIERYHRTMKNVVKLNHFYHPEELVEALEKFVENYNNKRYHESLKNLPPADVYFGRSEQILEKRRQIKSDSIRKRRQLYFQQKFINL